The genomic region CTGCATGTCTGGTAAGGTAACAGATACCTAAAAAGCTCAAACATCTCTCCCTGTAGGGTTTCACAATGCCCATGTTCTGAAGTGCCACATATGGAGATGAGGAGAAGATGAAACCCCTTTGGAGTCCCCGGGGACCGCAGACTTGTCAAAAACGCAGATGGTGCCTGTTTATCTAGTGAGGAGGAGGCGGCGGAGGGCAAGAGACTGGTGTGGTGCCAAGATGTTACTGTTTCAGAGTGATGGTGCCTCCTTTCCTATGAACACTATACCGGAGAAGTATTATTGTTAAAGAGGGGATTTCAAACTATGTGACTGAAGAGCTATGAAGATCTGAAAAgaaagggggtggggtggagggggtgttaTCTGGAAGTCACTTTGACATCCTACCAGGCTGCATCATCACCCGCTCAGCTATAAGGTGATTCACACTGGATTGGGTTTACATTGTGGTACGCTTTTATCTCGTAGGAATGTACGGTCCCACATTTTAAAGatgtacatatttatgttttagcTCCTCACTGTGTAGGCACACTGGACAGTTAACTGTGGTGTGGTTTTCTATCAGGTCACAAGCTGTCCATGGCTCTTCATGGAACTGAATCTAATGGGAACTCTTTCTTGGCCATTCTCTCCATTTTCTTTGACCATATGCGCCAGAGAGGCAACACAGCTGTTTTCAGACCACCACGGAGGTCTGCAGATAACCGACATGGGTAGCTTTTGCATAGGCATTCACAGAACTGGCCAACATCAGTCAGTGACCAGAATGGGCTGTCAGTACAGGAGAGTCCTCCTGGATAGATTCATACTGAACACTCAGGCCTTCGATTAAAGCCTGAGGACAACCAGATGCCACCGCAAATCATGTATTTTGGCTTTTTAAAACcttatagaaaaaaaaaacaaacaaacacgatgcctaaaaacaatattttcaaTTGGTAGCTTTTAGTATGAATTTCTGAATTTTAGTGAGTTTTGTCAGATGTTTGTACAGGTCTGTTTGGATGTATATTGTTGCCAAATTGTGGACAACATTCACTTCATACCCATATCAAAACAGGACTggattactgaaaaaaaaaaaagctaaaaaaaaaaaaacaatgtattgTTGGAGACTTAAGAACTGGAATTTAAAAATGAAAGGCTACAATAATTAAAGCATGGATGAAGCTCATCAGTTGCCACATTGTCGAAGTGCTTTATGGtcctgtatttaaaaaaaaaaaaaaaaaatcctgtctGTGTCATATCATACCGCCCAAGTTTTCATGTCAACCTCCTTTTTTCTATCCCTTGTGCTCCCTGATTGGTTTTGCTAGTAACCCTGTAAATTGTACATTTTCAATATAAAAAAGTGTGTTTCTTTTGTACAACTTAGAGCTGATGTATCACTTTCCCTTTTAATGGAAActgttctgatttttttctgtGGACTAATGAAAAGTCActtttttaataaaaacatGTAATCAATTTTTTTTGGTACTGTTGTGTTTATTCTCAATCACTATACACTTCCCAAAGGGTCACACTACAACATGGTGGACCAAACAGATTTCGCGAACATAGTGTACAAAAGTTCTGTTTAAGGTAAGGCTTAGTTATCATTGGATAACTGGTGTAGTATTATGGATCTCAATCCTACATTATCTACAAAATAACCGCACACACAATCAATTACACCAGACAGACAGCTTTACAAGGGAATGTTGGCATGTTTTTTCCAGGGGTTGCTTTGCTTCTTACTGGCCAGGACCTCCAGGTCTCGGCAGATTCTCTTTCTGGTTGTTGAGGGCTGAATAATGTCATCAACAAAACCTGAAGAAGAATGAAAAGTTGGGTATCAGAGAACATTGCAGCAACAGTCATGAGAGAGCACATATCACAGGATTGGGAGGCCTCGGTGTGGTGACAGCGGTCAGCAGTACCTCTGACAGCGGCAGGGAATGGGTTGGCAAACGTCTCCACATACTCGGCTTCAGCCTCCGCCTGGTTCTCCTTGCCCCTGAAGATGATCTGCACAGCACCCTGAACAAGTTCACAGATGTGTGAGTCACTGTGCATAAAATACTACATCCTTTTTTTTGTGGTGAGACTCCAGTGATGATGCACAGGACATCATTTTGAGTGACGTTGCTGTGCAATCTTGTTATAGTTCTAATAAACTTGCTGAGCCATCTTGTTCAGTCTTTAATCATCAGTGGGCAACTTGTCACCATCATCCACTCTTGAGCAATGCTGGTGTGTGGTAACTAGGAACCGGTCATGTGCCATggccagcaacattgctcaaaaagtctgatcatttaaaaacatatccTTGTAATCCCCTAATTACATTGAATATAGTTCCGCATTATTACAAAAGATCTGTTTTTATGGTTCTTCCTGTTTATTCACTGACGCATACGCATTCATTGTTTTGAGCAGCTGCTGTTACCTTGGCACCCATGACAGCAACTTCGGCAGATGGCCAGGCGTAGTTCAAGTCCCCTCGGAGATGTTTGGAGCTCATGACGTCATATGCCCCTCCATAGGCCTTTAGTCAACACACAACATCGGGACATCAGTTTAAATTGCTAATCAGAGATGATCACAAAAGCCTTCATTCACTTTCAACACACAACATCGGGACATCAGTTTAAATTGCTAATCAGAGATGATCACAAAAGCCTTCATTCACTTTCAACACACAACATCGGGACATCAGTTTAAATTGCTCATCAGAGATGATCACAAAAGCCTTCATTCACTTTCAACACACCTTTCTTGTGATGATGGTGATTTTGGGAACGGTTGCCTCTGCGAATGCATAAAGCAGCTTCGCCCCATGTCTGATAATGCCTCCATATTCCTGAGCGGTGCCTGACAATCATAAGAGATTCACTACACATCTATTTTTTATGATTTAACAAAAGGCTATAACTGCACTGGGCAGCACCAAATGTAAAGGATAAACAAGGATGAACAACCCTACAAATACCTGGCAAAAATCCAGGCACATCCACAAAGGTAATAATTGGAATGTTGAAGGCATCACAAAAACGAACAAAGCGAGCCCCTTTCACTGAGGAGTTGATATCCAGACAGCCTAAGGTTTGCATGCAAAACAAGAGACAGACaaccaaatgtaggctacagcaaGTGAGAAAATGAGACCACATCAGCATCGACAATGGGCTGTGCCAATTATTAATCCTGAAACATAAATATGATAATTACATCCAATTAGTGCAAAAATCATTAATCCTCATGGGTAACTAACCTGAAGCCACCTTAGGCTGGTTACCCACAATGCCCACGGTGCGGCCATTCATCCTGGCAAACCCCACAACAATGTTTTTGGCGTAGTTTGGCATGATTTCAAAAAATTCTCTTTCGTCCACAATCTAAACAGAATGCAACCAAAACCCCATCAGTGGCATCCTTTGGGCTAAACATTCTCTGGACTTTTTAGAATTAAAGCAATACATACTGCCTGAACGATATCCAGCATGTCATAGGCTTTAGTGGTTTCAAAGGGAACAATTGTATCAAGGCCAGGAACAAGACGATCACtgaagaaagaagaaaacaatTCTTGACAAATGATTTTAATTTctaaaaaagtattttgttgCCAGACCAATATCCTTATGCCATTTGCCTACAACTATAGGGGGGTATTCTATGAAACAAGTAAGTTGTGTGTTGAGTCTAAAGCAAGTGGTTCATTCATATTCAGCAAACACAGGCAGAAGTTTGTATTGATTGCCCTTTTTGCTATTTTGTTTACTATTTACAATTGACCTTTTTATACAAAAATGTTCCAATGAaagttaaaagaaaaaaaaaaggaaaaaaatcacAAGAAATGTTTGCTTCTGTTTGTCAAATGAAGTCTGTTTGTCATACTATGAAGTGATTAGTGGTATGTTGAGCCTAAAGTCTGAAGTACGTTTACCTTCAGACTTTAGGCTCAACATACCACTAATCACTTCATAGTATACCTCGAAGGACCTTGCTGGTAAATTGGTAAAGTACAGAACATGATAAAAGAAATACCTGGGGTCGTGACATTCCATGACAGGAGATGGGTCTTTGTTGCTCAAAGGGAGGAAGTTAAAGAAGTCCCTAAGGTTCAGGAGTGCATCTATATCATTCTCAAAGGCATTGTGAGCAACACCTGTAAATGCCAGAACATATGGATGTGTTATTCTAACATGTCAACAAGAAAACCAATGATTGGGGGGCAGGATGAGTAGGGCTGGAACAACAAGAACAATATCAGAGCCAACAGTACCAGATTCATACATTTCGCACATGCAAAAAGAGCTTTTCATGACAATATTCAATAACCAGTGTTTTCATTTCAGTAGGTCAGTGTGACCTCTTTTTGGTGTttcccattgttttttttaaagggtcCAACTTGAGACACCCACCGGACACAGCAGTGTGCGTCTTTGCTCCTCCAAGCTCCTCCTGGGTCACATCCTCATTGGTCACTGACTTCACTACATCTGGACCCGTAATGAACAGATATGACGTGTCCTAGATGAGAGCAAAGACAAAACGTGTCAATCTGACCTTGGGGGTTTTGTCAGCAAAGTGGGACTTCACTCAATTCGGGTCACAAGTCTTATCTCCTACCATCATGCCAGCAATCACACGTGTGATTAATGCATCACTGGCTTCTGGCATATTTCCTACTGCATTTAAACTGGCTTGGGTAACACAGCTGCTTAAAAAGCCTCCTCCTATTCCTATCTAAGACTATCGACAGGGCAGTTTCCAAACAGGTGACAGAACTTCGTAATAACCTCCTTGATCCAAATCAAGCTGACTTTAAAAGTGCCCACTCCACAGAAACAGCTTTGTTGTTGgtgacagaagccttaaaagcaGCTAGAGCAGCAGCCCGGTCATCGGTGCTCATCTTGCTTGACTCATCAGAAACGCTTGATATGGTCAACCTCCGTATCCTACTATCTATACTCGCAAACTTGGGCAGATGATCTCTGACAGAGTGCATACCTGGTTTGAATCCTTCCTAACTGGGCGTCCGTTCAATGTGTCATAGCAAGGACAAACATCCATATCTCACCACCTTGCCAGAGGGAAGCCCCAAGGCTTGGGGGGCTGGGGccccttcttttttttgccCTATGCACTACCTCAGTGGGCTCAAATACCTGCttgcatggcttctcatacagATTGACTATCTCCTTTGACTACTCTTCTGGCAGGTACTTAACCTCCTGTACTATCATCCCCGGTTATCTTTTGGTGTTTGCAAGGTAGTTTTTAATGTTACACTAAGGTCTCTTTTTTATGATGTAGCTTGAGTGTAAGTCCTCATTGTGTAAGTGTAAATGCTCAGAACAGTGGATATTAAACATGGATGACCTACTTATGGTCACTGTCTCTTTTGGCAGATTCTCACCTTCACCATGAAAGTGAAATCGGTCAGCGCAGGTGAATAGACAGCACCTCCAGCACAAGGACCCATGATGAGGGAGATCTGAGGGACTACACCTGAAGCCATCACATTCCTCTAcatgatagagagaaagagagagtgagtgaaaagaAAAGTAAAGCCTCACTTAACACCTTTAATAACCTCAAATCTAGCTCCCGTTCAATGACTTTACCAGGAAAATGTCTGCATATCCAGCCAGAGACTCCACTCCCTCTTGAATGCGGGCTCCTCCTGAGTCATTAAGGCCAATCACAGGGGCACCCACCATCATTGCCTGGTCCATGATCTATGACCAAGAAATAAAGAATATCTAGGAAGCTAGAGCTTGTAGTCACAGTTACACATCTGTTAATGACCttagtgtaaacaaacaaacaaacatacatttcCAACATGGACTTCAACTGAAAATTCCTTGACACTACAGTGATTCAGTAACACCATGAAAGCACTCAAATCCTTTACGCACCTTACAGATCTTTTGGGCATGAGCTCCTGAGAGACTTCCTCCAAACACTGTGAAATCCTGTCAATGAAGACAGAAATACCATAAGACATGGAAAACTGAGCTTCGACAAATTAAGACATACCTATGACAACGTCATTTCACTTACCTGACTAAATACGTACACCAGTCTGCCATTGATCCTGCCCTGTCCAGTAACGACACTGTCACCCGGGAACTGCACAGAAGAAAGGTTCATCAAAAAGATCAGACAAACTGGCCAT from Alosa alosa isolate M-15738 ecotype Scorff River chromosome 1, AALO_Geno_1.1, whole genome shotgun sequence harbors:
- the pccb gene encoding propionyl-CoA carboxylase beta chain, mitochondrial — its product is MAALTAVRCSRGLLNGLKVSFQTLTHVNHGVAAATTSNILRHSRYYSVGHLTVQERIEKKRNAALVGGGQMRIDAQHKRGKLTARERVELLLDPDSFVEYDMFVEHRCSDFGMEADRNKFPGDSVVTGQGRINGRLVYVFSQDFTVFGGSLSGAHAQKICKIMDQAMMVGAPVIGLNDSGGARIQEGVESLAGYADIFLRNVMASGVVPQISLIMGPCAGGAVYSPALTDFTFMVKDTSYLFITGPDVVKSVTNEDVTQEELGGAKTHTAVSGVAHNAFENDIDALLNLRDFFNFLPLSNKDPSPVMECHDPSDRLVPGLDTIVPFETTKAYDMLDIVQAIVDEREFFEIMPNYAKNIVVGFARMNGRTVGIVGNQPKVASGCLDINSSVKGARFVRFCDAFNIPIITFVDVPGFLPGTAQEYGGIIRHGAKLLYAFAEATVPKITIITRKAYGGAYDVMSSKHLRGDLNYAWPSAEVAVMGAKGAVQIIFRGKENQAEAEAEYVETFANPFPAAVRGFVDDIIQPSTTRKRICRDLEVLASKKQSNPWKKHANIPL